Within Citrus sinensis cultivar Valencia sweet orange chromosome 1, DVS_A1.0, whole genome shotgun sequence, the genomic segment ACCAGCACAAAagatacataaaaataaccgcgggcaataattaaaattagaactACAGCAGGCACTTCCTCTTCGAAGCCCAGCTTAGCACTTCACCTCCTTCAATGCATCAGCCATATACAAAAATGTTGGGTCGGTCGCACCTTCCTTGTAGTAAGCAAAGACAAGACAGCCATCATCATGCATGCTCTCCCCAACAAAGCTGTCATGAACACACAAGCAAACATCAATAAAATACTTCATATTTTATGAATTCATCAAGACACAACAGAATATAAAGAGGCACTTACAATTGAAGGTCACTGAGCTTCGAGAGCAAGAACTTGGTCGCTCCCTCAATATTCTTCTTAAATATCTCCTGCCTCTCCTCACTCAGCTTGGGCGTCAGCAACTTGATGAATCTCTTCATGTATGTTACAAACGGCTTCTTGTCAAAAGCGGGTTGCTCCtgtacaaataaataatatatttgtcaTTGTCTTTCATCTTAGAAAAACTATAACAGCTCAAAAACACAAACCATAAATAACTGTAGATGCCGCGACAAACCTGTAGCCTGAATGTGTCGACAATGTCAACCACCTTCACGGCTTGGTCATCAACACCCTCATCCTCATCAGCTCCTTCGGCAGAAGGATTTGCACCAATGTCAACATCAACGGCTCCTTGTACAACCCACTGAAGGggcaatttaaaaaaaaaaatgaatcctctcaatatttataaaaatcatcaaaaaaaaCCCTATTCATAAATAGCAAAAACAACAGACAGAGAGACGCATGTAGGATAGGAAATTGGAATTATTATGAACTCAAGAAACTAACCTTTCCCTCAACTTCCCACAGAATCCCATTCTCAATTTCCTTGTAGGGAAAAGAATCGGAGAGAAGCTCATCACCTAAACAACCCATCGACATAAGTTAACAACGTGCTCTTTATTCAAACATGTACAGAATTCCATTCAATAGATATATCTCATATATCAATCATATCAAGTTAAAGTAATGACAAGGCTATGAGATCGGTAGCTGATATGCAAAATTAATCAACCAACAATTCAACGAATCGGTTACTTAACTATCTAGATCTCTCGTCTAATTACAaaagcataaatattataaacaaattaaataacaaacaCGAGTAGTTTAATCAATTATAGATCTAATTCGGATCTCAAAGCAAGCGCTAATTTACaacataataacaaaaataatcaataccaTCACAGATCTGATCAAATTACGAGCCTATACAGCAGAAGAACGATGCTAATTCAAGTCAAAATCGAGTCAAAACAGTAAGAGCAGGCGAATTAAAAAGTAACAGAGAAGGTTATGAGAAGAAGAGTTACCGGTGAGGAGATCTTGATAGACCAACATGATTGCAGTCTCTCTCGCgaacacaaaaaagaaaaataatcaacgGAGAAAactggagagagagagagagagagagacgcAGCGGTGAGAGAGCGAGAGCGAGAGGGAATTATGTAAGAGCGCACTGTGAACTTATATCGGCGAGGGTTTTGCTGCAAGTTTCAGGAAATCTCACCTCACGTGACGTAAATACTTAAGTTACGGAATTAGAGCTTCAGTTTGACTTTAATTACTAATAAGTCCTATTTCTGTTCGGCTGTAAAAAGGGGCTGAATCATCAATGGCGGTGTCCGGTATCACAATGGactaagttttttatttacttggtATGTTTGGGTTCTTTAATGGGCTATGCTAAGTTCACCCCatcaattttctaataaatgtCGCGCACGTAtgctttttttaatacttagtTTACCACTAAGATATTGAGCATTCCCTCCGTATACTGTACTACatagataaataaaagttCAACTATTATACGGTTATATGATTTTCAATccacaaattttattcattgaaGTAATTAGTTATCAATTGGTTGAGATTATAGTTTTAGTAGCTCTTTTTTGGCTGCCACCAATGCTCAAATCATAAGAGAGGCAGGGACTAAAAGATTGACTTAGACTTCATCCATCtctaatatttagaaataaattaaataaaatatatctcataAATGACAATTATTGATTAATGGCaggtaaattttgaacttaaatttataagtataatattaacttacaaataataaatgattatCTAAGTGTATTTAAATCTACAAACGCTTGTTTCTCTTCTATTATTTGGATTACAATGATTTATGACCTTGTGAACCATAAAAGGAAGGTGATTTAAATACAGAGAAGATTTGGTAATGGAGCTGATACATTGCATTATATAGGCTGCCAGtgaaattgtattattaaaaaaaaattgttgaggTGAGTTGTGTTGCAATACATTGACCTCACATTACCCAACAAGCTTACCAATCCCGATTGGGTAACAATAACTTGGGCTCCCAACTTTTACTATCTCTCAAGTAACATAATAGTTTTCACATATGTATTGAATAGGTCCCTAACCCtacaaaaatgaattatatgaaGGTAGAAGGATATTTGCACCTCAAAGTTtgggaaaataattacaaatatcctaagttttttttttaaagatatcaAGATTCATTTTTGTCCACAATACCCTTTGGCTATAGAATTCTaattaacacaaatttaatataaataataaaatctatctagtagactaataatgttaaattatttttcacatttaaaattatattaaaatttaaaattattatatttattttaataatatatttatgatattataaagattttaaataaatctttgggttaaatagattttataattaaaaaatccctattaataatattaaaattatcttttacattatattcaaaataattttaatttatttattttaatattatcgTTTCtatctattataaaaaattactttaatataataaaataattctaatagattgaaaaatataaaaatatttttaaatattaaattttttaaatggatatattattacatttattttaatgccatattttcatttattataaaattttagtgttATTTTTTTCGAGATTTATAGAGTGAGCTTAAGGatattatggaaaaaaaagagttttggtgtcccttaataaaaatttggaagTCTTTTTGACTATTTCCCTAAACCTTCGGGTGTAGTTAAACCTTGTGGGTgtagtttatatatatatatatatatatgaataatattgcactatc encodes:
- the LOC102614003 gene encoding translationally-controlled tumor protein homolog yields the protein MLVYQDLLTGDELLSDSFPYKEIENGILWEVEGKWVVQGAVDVDIGANPSAEGADEDEGVDDQAVKVVDIVDTFRLQEQPAFDKKPFVTYMKRFIKLLTPKLSEERQEIFKKNIEGATKFLLSKLSDLQFFVGESMHDDGCLVFAYYKEGATDPTFLYMADALKEVKC